In Lathyrus oleraceus cultivar Zhongwan6 chromosome 2, CAAS_Psat_ZW6_1.0, whole genome shotgun sequence, the DNA window tcgatttggctcaggatccagtgatcacactttgtggtcatttattcttttggccatgtctttataagtggttacatcatcgttctcatcctcaagaatgtcccgTTTGCAAAGGCGTTGTTGGGGAAGAGATTTTGGTTCCTCTTTATGGTAAAGGTGGATCGGTAACTGATCCCAGAACGGAGATTCCTCCTCGTCCTTCTgacattcatacgttgtttgTGAGCTTAGAGCGAACGCGTTTGTCTCGTGAGGCTACACAATAGCGTTTCAAGGAGTATATAGATCAGTGTATTGAGAAATTTTGTGTGGCTCAAGAGCAGCGTATTGCACTACTTCAGGTGGCTCAAGAGCGGCGTTTCCAGCAGCTTGAGTGTCGTATCAAAGAGTGTCGTGCTGATGCAGATTACCGGATCAAAAAGTTTCGTGCGGAGGCAGAATaacgtatcaaggagtgtcgcgcagaggcagcccagcgtatcagggagtgtcgcgcagagtatCGTGCGGATGCAGAACAACATATCTAGAAGCTTCGTGCGAATGCAGAGCAATGTATCAATGAGTTTCGTGTGGAGTGTCGcgtggagactgagcagcgcatcaaggagtgtcgtgcggagactaagcagcgcatcaaggagtgtcgtgtagagtatggTGCGGCTGCAGGGCAGCATATCAAGGAGTGCCGAGAGGAGGCAGAGCGGCGTATAAACGAGTTTCACACAATTTGGGAGGAAAGATGAGATCAGCGACTTCACTGAATCCGTCATGTTCGTCggggaaccgtttcaatgacgatgcctgtgaatttgaatgtaacatttgtttcgatttggctcaggatccagtgatcacactttgtggtcatttattcttttgtccatgtctttataagtggttacatcatcgttctcatcctcaagaatgtcccgTTTGCAAAGGCGTTGTTGGGGAAGAGAAGTTGGTTCCTCTTTATGGTAAAGGTGGATCGGTAACTGATCCCAGAACGGAGATTCCTCCTCGTCCTTCTgacattcatacgttgtttgTGAGCTTAGAGCGAACGCGTTTGTCTCGTGAGGCTACACAATAGCGTTTCAAGGAGTATATAGATCAGTGTATTGAGAAATTTTGTGTGGCTCAAGAGCAGCGTATTGCACTACTTCAGGAGGCTCAAGAGCGGCGTTTCCAGCAGCTTGAGTGGCGTATCAAAGAGTGTCGTGCTGATGCAGATTATCGGATCAAAAAGTTTTTTTGCAGAGGCAGAACAACGTATCAAGAAGTGTCGCGCAGAGGCAGACCAGCTAATCAGggagtgtcgcgcagagtatCGTGCGGATGCAGAACAATGTATCAAGAAGCTTCGTGCGGATGCTGAGCAGCGTATCACCGAGTTTCGCGTAGAGTGTCGcgtggagactgagcagcgcacCAAGGAGTGTCGTAcggagactgagcagcgcatcaaggagtgtcgtgtagagtatggTGCGGCTGCAGGGCAGCCTATCATGGATTGGCGAGAGGAGGAAGAGCAGCatatcaacgagtttcgcgcggttTGGGAGGAACAATGAGATCAGCGACTGCACCGAATCCATCATGTGCGTCGCAGAACCGTTTCAATGACGAtgcctgtgattttgaatgtaacatttgtttcgatttggctcaggatccagtgatcacactttgtggtcatttattctgttggtcatgtctttataagtggttacatcatcgctctcatcctcaagaatgtcccgtttgcaaaggcgttgttgaagaagagaaattggttcctctttatggtaaaggaagatcggtaactgatccatgaacggagattcctcctcgtccttctgacattcatacgttgtttgcGAGCTTAGAGCAAACGCGTTTGTCTCGTGAGGCTTTTGAACAGCGTTTCAAGGAGTATATAGATCAgtgtattgaggaattttgtgtggcTCAAGAGCAGCGTATCGCACTACTTCAGGAGGCTCAAGAGTGGCGTTTCCAGCAGCTTGAGTGTCGTATCAAAGAGTGTCGTGCTGATGTAGATTACAGGATCAAAAAGTTTCATGCGGAGgcagaacaacgtatcaaggagtgtcgcgcagaggcagaccagcgtatcagagagtgtcgcgcagagtatcgtgcggatgcagaacagcgtatcaagaagcttcgtgcggatgcagagcagcgtatcaacgagtttcgcgcggaGTGTCGCATGGAGACTGAGtagcgcatcaaggagtgtcgtgcggagactgagcagcgcatcaaggagtgtcaTGTAGAGTATGGTGCAGCTGCAGGGCAGCGTATCAAGGAGTGCCGAGAGGAGGCAGAGCGGTGTATCAACGAGTTTCACGCAATTTGGGAGGAACGATGAGATCAGCGACTGCACCGAATCCATCATGTTCGTCggggaaccgtttcaatgacgatgcctgtgattttgaatgtaacatttgtttcgatttggctcaggatccagtgatcacactttgtggtcatttattcttttggccatgtctttataagttgctacatcatcgttctcatcctcaagaatgtcccgTTTGCAAAGGCGTTGTTGGGGAAGAGAAATTGGTTCCTCTTTTTGGTAAAGGAAGATCGGTAACTGATCCCAGAACTGAGATTCCTCCTCGTCCTTCCGGCATTCATACGTTGTTTGCAAGCTTAGAGCAAATGCGTTTATCCCGTGAGGCTACAGAACAGCGTTTAAAGGAGTATATAGATCAgtgtattgaggaattttgtgtggcTCAAGAGCAGCGAATCACACTACTTCAGGAGGCTCAAGAGCGGCGTTTCCAGCAGCTTGAGTGTCGTATCAAAGTGTCGTGCTGAAGCAGATTACCGGATCAAAAAGTTTCATGCGGAGgcagaacaacgtatcaaggagtgtcgcgcagaggcagaccagcgtatcagggagtgtcgcgcagagtatCATGCGGATGCAGAACAACGTATCTAGAAGCTTCGTGCGGatgcagagcagcgtatcaacgagtttcgcgtGGAGACTGAGCAccgcatcaaggagtgtcgtgcaGAGACTaagcagcgcatcaaggagtgtcgtgtagagtatggtgcggctgtagggcagcgtatcaaggagtgtcgAGAGGAGGTAGAGCaacgtatcaacgagtttcgcgcggttTGGGAGGAACAATGAGATCAGCGACTGCACCGAATCCATCATGTTCGTCGAGGAACCGTTTCAATGATGAtgcctgtgattttgaatgtaacataTGTTTCGATTTGGCTCAGGATCCAGTGATCATACTCTGTTGTCATTTATTCTGTTGGCCATGTCTTTATAAGCGGttacatcatcgttctcatcctcaagaatgATCCGTTTGCAAAGGCGTTGTTGGGGAAGATAAATTGGTTCCTCTGTATGGTAAAGGAAGATCAGTAACTGGTCCAAGAATGTAGATTCCTCCTCGTCCTTCcgacattcatacgttgtttgcgagcttagagcaaatgcgtttgtctcgtgaggctacagaacaacgtttcaaggagtataaagatcagtgtattgaggaattttgtgtggcTCAAGAGCAGCGTATCGCACTACTTCAGGAGGCTCAAGAGTGGCGCTTCCAGCAGCTTGAGTGTCGTATCAAAGAGTGTCGTGCTGATGTAGATTACCGAATCAAAAAGTTTCGTGCGGAGGCAGAACAACGTATCAAGAAGTGTCGCGCAGAGGCAGACCAGCGTTTGAGGGGGTGTCGCGTAGAGTATCGTGCGTATGCAGAACAGCGTATCAAGAAGCTTCGTACGGATGCAGAGCAGTGTATCAGCGAGTTTCGCGCAAGGTGTCGCGTGGAGACTGTGCAGAGCATCAAGGAGTGTCTTGCGGAGACTaagcagcgcatcaaggagtgtcgtgtagagtatggTGCGGCTTCAGGGCAGCGTATCGAGGAGTGCGGAGAGGaggcagagcagcgtatcaacggGTTTCGCGCGGTTTGGGAGGAACAATGAGATCAGCGACTGCACCGAATCCATCATGTTCGTTGGGGAGCCGTTTCAATGACGAtgcctgtgattttgaatgtaacatttgtttcgatttggctcaggatccagtgatcacactttgtggtcatttactctgttggccatgtctttataagtggCTACATCATCGTTCTAATCCTCAAGAATGTCCCGCTTGCAAAGGCTTTGTTGGGGAAGAGAAATTGGTTCCTCTTTATGGTAAAGGAAGATCGGTAACTGATCCAAGAATTGAGATTCCTCCTCGTCCTTCcgacattcatacgttgtttgcGAGCTTAGAGCAAACGCGTTTGTCTCGTGAGGCTTCAGAACAGCGTTTCAAGGAGTATATAGATCAGTATATTGAGAATTTTTGTATGGCTCAAGAGCAGCGTATCGCACTACTTCAGGAGGCTCAAGAGCGGCGTTTCCAGCAGCTTGAGTGTCGTATCAAAGGGTGTCGTGCTGATGCAGATTATCGGATCAAAATGTTTTGTGCAGAGgcagaacaacgtatcaaggagtgtcgcACAGAGGCAGACCAGCTTATTAGggagtgtcgcgcagagtatCGTGCGGATGCAGAACAATGTATCGAGAAGCTTCGTGCGGATGCAGAGCAGCGTATCACCGAGTTTCGCGCGGAGTGTCGTttggagactgagcagcgcacCAAGGAGTGTCGTGCAGAGACTGAGCAGCCTATCATGGATTGCCGAGAGGAGGAAGAGCAGCGTATAAACGAGTTTCGTGCGGTTTGGGAGGAACAATGAGATCAGCGACTGCATCGAATCCATCATGTTCGTCggggaaccgtttcaatgacgatgcctatgattttgaatgtaacatttgtGTCGATTTGTCTCAGGATCCAGTGATCACACTTCGGGTCATTTATTCTGTTGGTcatgtctttataagtggttacatcatcgttctcatcctcaagaatgtcctgtttgcaaaggcgttgttggggaagagaaattggttcctctttatggtaaaggaagatcggtaactgatccaagaacggagattcctcctcgtccttccgacattcatacgttgtttgcgagcttagagcaaatgcgtttgtctcgtgaggctacagaacagcgtttcaaggagtataaagatcagtgtattgaggaattttgtgtggctcaagagcagcgtatcgcactacttcaggaggctcaagagtggcgtttccagcagcttgagtgtcgtatcaaagagtgtcgtgctgatgcagattaccggatcaaaaagtttcgtgcggaggcagaacaacgtatcaaggagtgtcgcgcagaggcaGCCCAGCGTATCAGGGAGTGTCGCGGAGAGTATCGTGCGGATGCAGAACAACGTATAAAGAAGCTTCGTGCGGatgcagagcagcgtatcaaTGAGTTTCGTGCGGAGTGTCGTgtggagactgagcagcgcatcaaggagtgtcgtgcggagactaagcagcgcatcaaggagtgtaATTTAGAGTATGGTGCGGTTGCAGGGCAGCGTATCAAGGAGTGCCGGGAGGAGGTAGAGCaacgtatcaacgagtttcgcgcggttTCGGGTGAACAATGAGATCAGCGACTGCACCGAATCCATCATGTTCGTCGGGGAAACGTTTCAATGACGAtgcctgtgattttgaatgtaatatttgtttcgatttggctaaggtccagtgatcacactttgtggtcatttattctgttggccatgtctttataagtggttacatcatcgttctcatcctcaagaatgtcccgtttgcaaaggcgttgttggggaagagaaattggttcctctttatggtaaaggaagatcggtaactgatccaagaactgagattcctcctcgtccttccgacattcatacgttgtttgcgagcttagagcaaatgcatttgtctcgtgaggctacacaacagcgtttcaaggagtatatagatcagtgtattgaggaattttgtgtggcTCAAGAGCAGCGTATCGCACTACTTCAGGATGCTCAAGAGCGGCGTTTCTAGCAGCTTGAGTGTCGTATCAAAGAGTGTCGTGCTAATGCAGATTACCGGAACAAAAAGTATCATGCGGAGgcagaacaacgtatcaaggagtgtcgcgcagaggcaGACCAGCGTATAAGGGAGTGTCGCGTAGAGAATCATGCGGATGCAGAACAGCGTATCAAGAAGCTTCGTGCGAATGCAGAGCAGTGTATCAACTAGTTTCGCGCGGAGTCGCGCatggagactgagcagcgcatcaaggagaGTCGTgcggagactgagcagcgcatcaaggagtgtcgtgtagagtatggtgcggctgcagggcagcgtatcaaggagtgccgagaggaggaagagcagcgtatcaacgagtttcgcgcagtttgggaggaacaatgagatcagcgactgcaccgaatccatcttgttcgtcggggaaccgttccaatgacgatgcctgtgattttgaatgtaacatttgtttcgatttggctcaggatccagtgatcagactttgtggtcatttattcttttggccatgtctttataagtggttacatcatcgttctcatcctcaagaatgtTCCGTTTGCAAAGGCGTTGTTGGGGAAGAGAAATTGGCTCCTCTTTATGGTAAAGGAAGATCGGTAACTGATCACAGAATGGAGATTCCTCCTCGTCCTTCcgacattcatacgttgtttgcGAGCTTAGAGCAAATGTGTTTATCCCGTGAGGCTACAGAACAGTGTTTCAAGGAGTATATAGATCAgtgtattgaggaattttgtgtggcTCAAGAGCAGCGTATCACACTACTTCAGGAGGCTCAAGAGCGGCGTTTCCAGCAGCTTGAGTGTCGTATCAAAGTGTCGTGCTGAAGCAGATTACCGGATCAAAAAGTTTCATGCGGAGGCAGAACAACGTATCAAGAAGTGTCGCGCAGAGGCAGACAAGCGTATCAGGAAGTGTCGCGCAGAGTATCATGCGGATGCAGAACAACGTATCTAGAAGCTTCGTGCGGatgcagagcagcgtatcaacgagtttcgcaTGGAGACTGAGCATTGCATCAAGGAGTGTTGTGCAGAGACTaagcagcgcatcaaggagtgtcgtgtagagtatggtgcggctgtagggcagcgtatcaaggagtgtcgagaggaggcagagcaacgtatcaacgagtttcgcgcggttTGGGAGGAACAATGACATCAGCGACTGCACCGAATCCATCATGTTCGTCGGGGAACCATTTCAATGACGATGCatgtgattttgaatgtaacatttgtttcgatttggctcaggatccagtgatcacactttgtggttacatcatcgttctcatcctcaagaatgtcccgTTTGCAAAGGCGTTGTTGGGGAAGATAAATTGGTTCCTCTTTATGGTAAAGGAAGATCGGTAACTGGTCCAAGAATGTAGATTCCTCCTCGTCCTTCcgacattcatacgttgtttgcgagcttagagcaaatgcgtttgtctcgtgaggatacagaacagcgtttcaaggagtataaagatcagtgtattgaggaattttgtgtggcTCAAGAGCAGCATATCGCACTACTTAAGGAGGCTCAAGAGCGGCGTTTCCAGCAGCTTGAGTGTCGTATCAAAGAGTGTTGTGCAGATGCAGATTACCGAATCAAAAAGTTTCGTGCGGAGgcagaacaacgtatcaaggagtgtcgcgcagaggcaGACCAGCGTATCAATTGGTGTCGCGTAGAGTATCGTGCGTATGCAGAACAGCGTATCAAGAAGCTTCGTACGGATGCAGAGCAGTGTATCAACGAGTTTCCCGTAAGGTGTCGCGTGGAGACTGTGCAGagcatcaaggagtgtcgtgcggagactgagcagcgcatcaaggagtgtcgtgtagagtatAGTGCGGCTGTAAGGCAGCGTATCAAGGAGTGCCGAGAGGAGGCAGAGCAGtgtatcaacgagtttcgcgtggtttgggaggaacaatgagatcagcgactacaccgaatccatcatgttcgtcggggaaccgtttcaatgactatgcctgtgattttgaatgtaacCTTTCTTTCGATTTGGCTCAGGATCCAGTGATCACACTTTGTGGTCATTTACTCTGTtggccatgtctttataagtggttacatcatcgttctcatgctcaagaatgtcccgtttgcaaaggcgttgttggggaagagaaattggttcctctttatggtaaaggaagatcggtaactgatccaagaatggagattcctcctcgtccttccgacattcatacgttgtttgcGAGCTTAGAGCAAATGCGTTTGTCTCGTGAGTCTACAGAACAGCGTTTCAAGGA includes these proteins:
- the LOC127123687 gene encoding uncharacterized protein LOC127123687, with the translated sequence MAQEQRITLLQEAQERRFQQLECRIKECRADADYRIKMFCAEAEQRIKECRTEADQLIRECRAEYRADAEQCIEKLRANADARITEFRAECRLETEQRTKECRAETEQPIMDFREEAEQQAEQRIKKCRAEADQLIRECRAEYRADAEQCIKKLRADAEQRITEFRVECRVETEQRTKECRTETEQRIKECRVEYGAAAGQPIMDWREEEEQHINEFRAEAQEWRFQQLECRIKECRADVDYRIKKFRAEAEQRIKKCRAEADQRLRGCRVEYRAYAEQRIKKLRTDAEQCISEFRARCRVETVQSIKECLAETKQRIKECRVEYGAASGQRIEECGEEAEQRINGFRAWLHHRSNPQECPACKGFVGEEKLVPLYGKGRSVTDPRIEIPPRPSDIHTLFASLEQTRLSREASEQRFKEYIDQYIENFCMAQEQRIALLQEAQERRFQQLECRIKGCRADADYRIKMFCAEAEQRIKECRTEADQLIRECRAEYRADAEQCIEKLRADAEQRITEFRAECRLETEQRTKECRAETEQPIMDCREEEEQRINEFRAVWEEQ